From Chloroflexota bacterium:
CACTTTCGCCAAAGCACCGGGCTCGGTGAGACAGAGCGGGGGGGGGGGGCAAGCCCCCGCGCTACAAGACAGAGAGGTCTTTGCGATGGTGTAGTCCTTCGACATGCAGGGTTCTTTGGCGCAGGTTGCAGACCTGCGCTACCCCGAATCGGACTGCCCGGAGCCACACGCGTACAACTGATGGAGCGCCTGAGCCAGTTATATCTATGAGAAGGACTGAAACTGCCATAGCTAGCGTACTGCGCCTGCACCGCATGACTTCAAGTTTAGGACAGAACCCTCCTCACACTTCGCGCAGCGCCTGCACCACAGCGTCGGTGACATCCTGGGTGGTGGCGGTCCCGCCCAGGTCGGGGGTGCGTACCGTGCCGTTGGCCGTAACCGCTTCCATGGCGTCCATCACGAGTTGTCCGGCTTCGTGCTCGCCCAGGAAGTCCAGCATCATCGCGCCCGCCCAGAATGCAGCGAGTGGATTGGCGATGTTCTGGCCGTGGATGTCCGGCGCGGAGCCGTGCACCGGCTCGAACATGGCCGGATAGCGCCGCGTGGGATCGATGTTCGCGCTGGGCGGCAGTCCCAGGCTCCCCTGCAGCGCACCGCCGAGGTCGGTGAGAATGTCGGCAAAGAGGTTCGAGGCGACCACCACGTCAAACGACTCAGGACTGGTCACGAACCGCGCTGCGGCAGCGTCCACATGGTACTTGCTCGTTGCGATATCGGGATACTCCTGGGCCACAGACGCAAAAACTTCGTCCCAGAAGACCATGTTGTACTGCATGGCGTTCGACTTCGTGATGCTCGTGACGCCGCTGCGCCCGTGGGACTGGGCGTAGTCGAAAGCGTAGCGGATGATGCGCTCCACCGCCGTGCGGGTAAAGACGATATTCTGCAACGCCACCTCGTGGTCGGTGCCCACGTGCACGCGCCCGCCCACGCCGGAATACTCGCCCTCGGTATTCTCCCGCACGCAGACGAAGTCCACTTCCTCCGGCCCCTTGTCCCGCAGCGGGCCGTCAATGCCCCGCAGCAGCTTGATCGGGCGCAGGTTGACGTATTGCCGAAAGGCCTTGCGGATTGGCAGCAACAGACCCCACAACGAGATGTGGTCGGGCACCGTGGGATAGCCCACCGCGCCGAGATAGATGGCTTGGAACTGTTCCAGTGTCTGTAGCGCGTCGGCAGGCATCATCAGGTCGTGCTGCAGGTAGTACTCGCAGCCCCAG
This genomic window contains:
- a CDS encoding tartrate dehydrogenase translates to MQTYEIAVIGGDGIGPDVIAAGQQVLAAAGDVTGSYRLNYTDFPWGCEYYLQHDLMMPADALQTLEQFQAIYLGAVGYPTVPDHISLWGLLLPIRKAFRQYVNLRPIKLLRGIDGPLRDKGPEEVDFVCVRENTEGEYSGVGGRVHVGTDHEVALQNIVFTRTAVERIIRYAFDYAQSHGRSGVTSITKSNAMQYNMVFWDEVFASVAQEYPDIATSKYHVDAAAARFVTSPESFDVVVASNLFADILTDLGGALQGSLGLPPSANIDPTRRYPAMFEPVHGSAPDIHGQNIANPLAAFWAGAMMLDFLGEHEAGQLVMDAMEAVTANGTVRTPDLGGTATTQDVTDAVVQALREV